The following DNA comes from Buttiauxella agrestis.
CAAGCTGGTGGTGGACCTGGTCGTAAGTAGCCTGGCTTGCGTGGTCGCCGACGATTTGTAGCACGCGATCGACAGGCGAAAGTGCTGAAAGGGCAAAGGTGATAAGCAGCAGGCCGACAAGCGTGAGTGCCAGGGTAAACAATCCCTGGGCCAGGGTGAGCAACGGACGGCGAAATGAGACTTCAGACATGGGTAACTCTTTTGCTGGTGTTGGATAAATCAACCCTCACCCCGACCCTCTCCCTGAGGGAGAGGGAGAAACCGGTCAATCCCCTCTCCTGGGGGAGAGGGTTAGGGTGAGGGGCAATCTTATTTACTGACGCGATCGTAATACACCATATCCGCATTCAAACCTTGCTGATAACCCTTCACGTTTTCACGCACAACTATTTGGGTTTTGCCCTGATCAACAAACACATACGGCGAGTTATGCTGCACTTCTTCCTGGATTTTCTTATACAGATCCAGGCGTTTTGCCGGGTCTGCTTCGGCGACAGCCGCCAGAGTTTGCTTATTCAACTCAGGAATTTGCCAGCCGTTTAAGCCTGCCACGGTGCTCGCTTTACCGTCGTTATAGGCAAAAGCACTCGCATTTGAGTGAGCGTCAAAGTAATCCGGGATCCACAAACGAATCGCCGCCTGGTGCTGTTTGGCACGAACGCGAGCGTAGACCTGGCTGCCTGCGGCTGGCAGAAGATCAATCTTCACGCCGCCCTGGGCAAAGCTTGCCTGCATAGACTGCGCGATGGTGATAAACGGCGGTTTGTTTTCCACGTCCAGCGTGAAGTGCGCATCTTTGATGCCTGCTTTCGCGAGAATTTCTTTCGCTTTTGCCGGGTCAAATTTGAATGGATTGTTATCCAATGCCCCAGCAAAGCCCACCGGCAGGAAGCTCTGGTGGATAAAATACTGGCCTTTCAGCAAGTCTTTAGTGATGCCTTCGTAGTCGACCAGGTAGCGAGCCGCTTCCCACAGGGCCGGGTTTTTCAACAGCGGATTGGCATTGTTACCGGCGTTGAACACCATGTAATTCTGCTCGGCAGACGGAATACTCAACACTTTCACGCCCGGTTTGCCTTCCAGCGCGCTGGTCTGATCCGCACCTAAATCACGGGCAATATCGGCATCCCCTTGCTGAATCAGCAGGCGGCGAGCGGCCGGGTCTGGCACGTTTTTGATAATGATGTTTTTAACTTTTGGCGCATCGCCCGGTGATGTTGGGTTGGCATCCAGCACAATCGCCTGATGCGGCTGGTAAACGCGCATTTTGAACGGGCCGCTGCCCGCTGAGTGCATCTTCAGCCATTCGTTGCCGAAGTCGCCGGCTTTGGCGTTCGGGGAAACCGCTTTTTCATCCACGATAGAGGCAATCGGCGTGGAGAGAATATTCAGCGCAACCGCCGGGCTAACGTCTGCCGTCCAGTGTAATTCCAGCGTGTGGTCATCGACCTTTTTCAACTGGCTGGCGATGTTGTCTGGCTGCCAGCCCAGCACGTTGAGAATAAACGCCGGGGATTTGTTGAGCGTTACCGCGCGGGTATACGAGAAGATAACGTCTTCCGGGCGTAGCGGATTGCCCGAGGAGAATTTGGCATCCGGGCGCAGTTTAATCGTCAGTTTTTTATTCGCCGCATCGCCCTGCCAGCTTTCTGCCAATACCGCGACCACTTTCGCCGGGTCATCACGGTCGGCCTGCACCAGGCGCTGATACAAACTGGGCACGGTTTGAATGCTCGACAGCTCATTCGCTTCAGCAGGGTCAAGGCTGACGATATCGTCCAGCCCCTGGGCAACAATCAAGGTATTTGGCGGTGTGGCGGCAAAGCTGCTGGCGGAGATTGCAGCTAATAGCATTAACGGCAGTATTTTTCTTTGCATGTGGCACCCTGCGTAAAAGAGAAGAATTCTTTATGAGTTGTTATTCGCGGACTGGATTACGTTAGGTGAGTTATGAATATTCGCAAAGTCCAAAAAATACTTTGCTTATAAATTTTAGACATAACCAATTCCTTCCAGGAATGAGGGTTAAAGCCTGAAATGAAAACGCCGGGCATTAACCCGGCGTTTGTGATGCTGCTAAAGATTACTCGTTGATGCGCGGGTGCTGATCTACCAGGTTGGTACGCTTCGCCTGTAATTCTTCAATTTCACGGTCGATATCTTCGATTTTTTGCTCGATGTTATCGTGGTGTTCCTGAACAATTTCACGCGCTTCGGCAATATCAGAAGCCGCAGGCGTTGCGCCTTTCAGCGGCTTATTCGCCGTCTCTTTCATCGTCAGACCGGTAATCAGACCGATAGCCGCCACCACCATCAGATAATAAGCGGGCATCATCAGGTTTTCGGTGGATTCCACTAACCACGCCGCAACCGTTGGGGTCACACCCGCAACCAGTACCGAAATATTAAAGGCACTGGCTAACGCACTGTAACGAATATGCGTCGGGAACATGGCGGGCAGCGTCGAAGCCATCACCCCGGTGAAGCAGTTCAGCACCACCGCCAGAATCAGTAACCCAGCAAATATCAGCCCCAGCACATTACTGTTAATCAGAATAAAGGCCGGAATCGCCAGAACAAGCAATGCCACGCTACCGAAGACAATAAACGGACGGCGGCCATAACGGTCACTCAGTAGGCCAATCATCGGCTGCACAAACAGCATCCCAATCATGATGGCGATAATAATCAGCACGCCATGTTCTTCGGAATAATGCAGGTTGTGCGACAGGTAACTTGGCATGTACGTCAGCAACATATAGTAGGTGACGTTGGTTGAAATAACGATGCCGACACAGGTCAGCAGGCTGCGCCAGTGTTTCGTCGCAATCTCTTTGAAGGAGACTTTCGGGCCTTCAGCCAGACCTTCTTTATCGCCTTGTTCGAGTTTTTCGATGTGTTGCTGGAACGCAGGAGTCTCTTCCAGCGCATGGCGCAGATACAGGCCGATAATGCCTAATGGCAACGCCAGGAAGAACGGCAGACGCCAGCCCCATTCGAGGAAGTTCGCTTCACCGACAATCGCGGTAATCAGCACCACGACGCCCGCGCCACAGACGAAACCGGCTATCGAACCGAAGTCCAGCCAGCTGCCCATAAAGCCGCGTTTACGGTCTGGTGAGTATTCCGCAACAAAGATTGAAGCACCGGTGTATTCACCACCCACTGAGAACCCTTGCGCCATTTTCGCAAGTAACAACAGGATTGGCGCCCAGATTCCAATTGTCGCGTACGACGGAATCAGGCCAATACAGAAGGTACTCAATGACATAATGATGATGGTGATGGACAGAATCTTCTGACGGCCGTATTTATCGCCGAGCATACCGAAGAACAGGCCACCCAACGGGCGAATCAGGAAGGGAACGGAAAACGTACCCAGTGCGGCGATCATCTGCACACTTGGGCTGGCATCCGGGAAGAAAACCTTACCGAGGGCGTAAGCAACAAAGCCGTACACGCCGAAATCAAACCATTCCATCGCATTGCCAAGCGATGCCGCGGTAATCGCCTTTTTCAGACGGCTATCGTCGATGATGGTGACGTCACTGACCTTAATAGGTCTGACTTTCTTTTTCCTTTTTAACATTATTATCCTCTTTTTCCTTGCGGGAGCTAAACGGTCCCGTACTAAGTGTAGTGTGCCGATTGCAAATTGAAGGTCAAAACTCCAGCACTTAGCGTCACTATGACATTTTCATTAATAACTTCATGAAATTAATGGGAAATGTGTTCCCCATCCAAAATCATTATAAAAAATATGGCTTAGTTAAAAAAGTGTGATCGTCGTCAAGTTTAACCGCTAAAGGAAATTTTTGCAGCGCCGAAATAACAATGCCACTAAAAATATTAACAATTGGATAACCTGACAGGGGAGTTGCTATGACTGCGCGCACGGCTGCCACACAGCATGAATACCTGCTCGACGACGACACGACATTGATGTCGACCACCGATTTGAAAAGCATCATTACCCATGCGAACGATGCGTTTGTGAAGGTGAGTGGTTACGAACTTCACGAACTCACAGGCCAGCCCCACAACCTGGTGCGCCACCCTGATATGCCTAAAGCCGCCTTTGCTGATATGTGGTTCACCCTGCAAAAAGGCGAGCCGTGGACCGGTATCGTCAAAAACCAGCGCAAAAATGGCGATTACTACTGGGTGCGAGCGAACGTTGTCCCGGTGGTGCGAAACGGGAAAACAACCGGATATATGTCGATTCGCACCAGAGCGAAACCGGAAGAAATTGCCGCCGTCCAGCCGCTGTACAAGGCACTTAAAGAAGGCCGTTGTCAGCGCCGTCTGTTTAAGGGGCTGGTGATCGGTAAAACCTGGCTGGGGAAAATCCCGGCCTTGCCGCTGCGCGGTCGTATTCGTTTGATTATGAGCGGCGTGTTTTTGCTGATGATGGCGGCTTCTGTTTCGCTCGGTCTGGGCGCTCTGCCGGTGCTGATTAGCGCTCTGGCGAGCGTGCTGGGTTGTTTGCTACTTGAGTGGCAAATTGCGCATCCGCTGGAAAATGTCGCTCGCCAGGCGCTGGAAGTCGCAACCGGAAACCAACAGACCGTGCAGCATCTGGCGCGAACCGATGAAATCGGCATGACGTTACGCGCTATCGGCCAGCTTGGGTTGATGTGCCGCTGGCTGATTCATGATGTCAGCCACCAGGTTGAAAACGTGCGCAGCGGGAGTGAAATGCTGGCGCAGGGGAATGTGGAATTGAATGAACGCACGCGCCAGTCCGTGGAGAATGTGCAGCAAACCGTCACCACCATGAGCCAAATGGCGGTATCGGTGCAGAACAATTCAGAAACCGCCGCCGCCGCCGATAAACTTTCAAGTTCTGCGAGCCAGGCCGCAGCGCAAGGCGGGAAAGCGATGGAAACCGTGGTGACGACCATGGACGATATCGCCGACAGCACTCAGCGTATCGGTTCTATTACCCGTCTTATCAATGACATTGCGTTTCAGACAAATATTCTGGCGCTGAACGCGGCGGTGGAAGCCGCACGTGCCGGAGAGCAGGGTAAGGGTTTTGCCGTGGTGGCTGGTGAAGTGCGCAATCTGGCACAGCGTAGCGCGACGGCGGCCAACGATATCCGCAAACTGATTGATGCCAGCGCCAACAAAGTGCAGTCCGGCACCATTCAGGTTCACGAAGCGGGGCGCACCATGAATGATATTGTCGAGCAGGTGCGCAATGTGACGCAGCTTTTGGGGCAGATCAGCCACGCCACTTCTGAGCAGGCCGAAGGGTTGTCTGATTTAACGCGCGCGGTCGCAGAGCTGGACGCTATCACACAGAAAAATGCGGCGCTGGTCGAAGAAAGTGCAGAAGTGTCGGCGATGGTGAAGCATCGGGCGACGCGCCTCGAAGATGCGGTGACGGTGTTGCACTAACAATAAAAACCGCAGAACCGCACGTTTTAACCCCTGCAATGGTTTTTTTTAGCTAGTCTGGGACAGATTGACCGTTTATTCACGACCCAAATCTACGGAGAGAATTATGACGCAGTCGTCCCAAATTAACCGCCGCGTTGTCCTGACGCAGCGCCCGCAAGGTATGCCAACCGATCAGGATCTTCGCCTGGAAGAAGAGCCCGTTCCACAGCCCGCAGCAGGCCAGTTGCTGCTGCGCACACTCTATTTATCCCTCGACCCGTATATGCGCGGGCGCATGGATGACGTGGAATCCTATACGCCGCCGCTGGCCATTGGCGATGTCATTGGCGCGGGAACGGTGTGCCGGGTCGAAAAATCTGAACACGCGGACTATAAAGCGGGTGATCTGGTGTTGGCCTACACCGGCTGGCAGGATTACGCGTTGTCTGATGGCAGCGACGTGCAGAAACTCGACTCGAATATGCAGCACCCTTCTTATGCACTCGGTTTGCTCGGCATGCCTGGTTTTACCGGTTACATGGGGCTGACGGATATCGGCCAACCGAAAGCCGGAGAAACGGTCGTTGTTGCGGCAGCCAGCGGCGCGGTGGGTTCAGTTGTTGGGCAGGTCGCGAAATTGCTCGGTGCGAAAGTCGTGGGTATTGCTGGTGGTGCTGAGAAGTGCCGTTACGTCACAGAAACGCTGAAGTTTGATGCCTGCGTTGACCACAAAGCGCCAGATTTTGCCGAACAGCTGAAAAAAGCCTGCAACAAAGGCATTGATGTCTATTTTGAAAACGTCGGCGGTGCGGTGTTTGATGCCGTTCTGCCGCTGTTGAACACTAAAGCCCGTGTTCCGGTATGCGGCGTTATCAGCCAGTACAACGGCGCTAACAGCGCTTTTGAGCAGGATCGTTTGCCGTTGTTGATGGGCACCATCCTGAAAAAACGTCTGCGCGTTCAAGGCTTTATTATCACGCAGGATTATAACGACCACTATCCTGAATTCTTTAAACAGATGAGCCAATGGCTGGCGGAAGGTAAAATTCAGTTCCGCGAAGATATTGTCGACGGTCTGGAGAATAGCGTTGAAGCATTCCGCGGCTTATTAAGCGGTAAGAACTTTGGCAAGGTGATTGTGAAAGTCGCCGAATAAAGTGAAAACGGTGGATGACGCTAACGCTTATCCACCCATTTTTTTACTTTTTATACGGCCCGTCTATTACCGAATTCCTCACTAATAAATCCGACGTAAATATATTCTCTTTGGATAAATACCCACCATCCAGCATTGAAATTAAACGGTTGATCACTTCGCTGATCATTTCGCTGACCGGATCTTTAACACTGGATAACGCCGGGGAGAGATAAGGTGCGGTAGGGATATTATCGAAGCCGATAATTGATATTTCACCGGGAACCGAAATTCCCAGATCGTTTAATTTCTTTATGGCACCGATCGCCATTTCATCATTACTGGCGACGATCGCGCTGATCTTATTTGGGTGTTGATACAGCGATTCTACTGCCGAGACTCCGCTGGCAGGCGTCCATTTTCCTTGCACGATGAAGTTATCGTTGATGCCAATAGCATATTGATTTAACGCTTCTTTATATCCGGCTAAACGCTCGATCGCGGTAGGAGAGTCCATCGATCCGGTAATAAAAGCAATATCACGATGACCGCGCTCAATAAGATGTTTGGTGGCCAGATAGCTGGAACCTTTATGGTCACAACAAATACAGTGGCTTTGGTGTTTTCTTAATTTTCGATTCACTACCATGATGGGCTGTTTGTATTGATCGATAATTTCATCCATTTCATCAATGGATAAAAAGCGCGGATAAATAATCACCGCATCACAACGTAAATCGAGCAAAAATTGAATGGCTTCCCGTTCTTCCTGGGCGCTGTGCTTACCGTCCACCAGAATAAGCTGGCGACCGTTGTCTTCTAATTTCTTGGCGGCCTGAGAAAGTATTTCGCTGAAATAGCTGCCGTTATATAACGTGTTCGTCACGACCAGCCCAATACATTCCGATTTATTAGACGCCAGATTACGTGCCAGTAAATTTGGCCGGTATCCTGCTTCCTCAATGGCTTTATAAACCTGCTCTTTGGTGGCGTCGCTCACGTATCCCTTGCCGGATAAAACGCGTGAAACGGTGGCTTTTGAGACACCGGCTTTTTTTGCCACTTCTAGCATTGTCGACATTGGAGCTTCCTGGCTTTGATGATTGCGCCCATTTTACACATTCCGCGGCGACAAAATACTGCCCTATACCCGTCATACTTCAAGCCGCTTCTTTGTTGGCTGCGTGACCTCGCCCAGGTCACTTACTTAAGTAAGCTCCCAGGGACTCGTTCCCTTGCCGCCTCTAAGCAACTCGAATTATTTAGGGTATGAAAGCGGTGTTAGTGGCCTTAAAAGGCTGATTATGGCGATCGTAATCACAAAATTAACAATATGTAAAATTAGTGTTTGATCTGTTTGTTTTGCCTGGTCAATCTAATGTGGAACCGGTTACTTATTTCTCAGAACCCTACAGACTGGCGTGGTATTACCGGTAATGATATTTGCAACTGCATGAATTTAAATAAGAAAGAGTGGTAACTCATGGCTAAGAATTATGCGGCAGTCTCTCAGTCGATAGTCGACGCAATTGGTGGCGCAGGAAACGTTGGCGCGGTCACGCACTGCATGACGCGTTTGCGGTTTGTGTTAAATGACGACAGCATCGTGGATACCGCGAAACTAAAAGCTATCAATGGCGTGCTGGGTGTTGTTCGCAGCGAAAACCAGTGCCAGGTGATCATCGGTAATACCGTTTCTCAGGCCTATGCTGAAGTGTTGAAACTGTTGCCAGAAGGGATGCAGCCAGCGGTTCCGGCAAATGGCAAAAATAAAATCACCCTGAAACGGATTGGTGCCGGGATTCTCGATGCGCTGATTGGCACCATGTCACCGTTAATTCCGGCGATTATCGGCGGCTCGATGGTAAAACTGCTGGCCATGATTCTGGATATGACCGGTGTATTCGGCAAAGGCTCTTCCACGCTGATTATTCTGAACGTGATTGGCGACGGCGCATTCTTCTTCCTGCCAATTATGGTTGCAGCCTCTGCCGCGATAAAATTCAAAACCAATATGTCGCTGGCGATTGCCATTGCTGGCGTGCTGGTTCACCCAAACTTTGTTGACCTGATGGCGAAAGCCGCCCAGGGCCAACACGTTGAATTTATGGGTATGTCGGTCACGGCGGTGAAATACACCTACACCGTGATTCCTGCGTTGTGCATGACCTGGATTCTGTCGTACATCGAGCGTTGGGTTGACCGTATCACGCCTGCGGTGACGAAAAACTTCCTCAAACCGATGCTGATTGTGCTGATCTCCGCTCCGATTGCCATCATGCTGATTGGCCCGCTGGGTATCTGGATTGGTACCGGTATTTCTTCCCTGGTTTATACCATTCACCACTATTTAGGTTGGTTGTCGGTCGCGATTATGGGTGCGCTGTGGCCGCTGTTGGTGATGACCGGCATGCACCGCGTATTCACACCATCTATTATTCAAACCATTGCCGAAACGGGCAAAGAAGGGATGGTTATGCCATCTGAGATTGGTGCCAACCTGTCGCTGGGTGGTTCATCTTTGGCAGTGGCGTGGAAAACGAAAAACCCTGAACTGCGCCAGACTGCGCTGGCCGCTGCGGCTTCGGCGATTGTGGCGGGTATTTCCGAACCAGCACTTTACGGTGTGGCGGTGCGTCTGAAACGCCCATTAATTGCGGCATTAATCAGCGGCTTTGTCTGTGGTGCGGTGGCCGGAATCGGCGGGCTGGCGAGCCACTCTATGGCGTCACCGGGATTATTTACCAGCGTACAGTTCTTTGATCCGGCAAATCCGATGAGCATTGTATGGGTGTTTGGCGTGATGATTTTGGCTGTGGTGCTCTCTTTCTTCCTGACGTTGTTGCTGGGCTTTGAAGATATCCCGGTTGAACAAGAGCAAAGTAACGAGAAAGAACCGGTACAGCCAAACGCTGTTGTTGCATCTGCAAGCGCAAACTAATTAAGAAGAGGAATCTCATGAGCGAATCTATTTTTCCGAAGGATTTTTTATGGGGCGGTGCGATTGCGGCGAACCAGGCTGAAGGCGCCTATCTTGAAGGCGGCAAAGGGCTGACCACCGTCGATACTATCCCGCATGGCAAAGACCGTTTATCGGTGAAACTGGGTATCGAGAAGCGCTTTAGTTTGCGCGATGACGAATATTACCCAAGCCACGTCGGCATCGATTTCTATCATCGCTACAAAGAAGATATCGCGCTGATGGCCGAAATGGGCTTTACCGTCTTCCGCACTTCCATTGCCTGGAGTCGTATTTACCCGAATGGCGATGAGTTAACGCCAAATGCGCAAGGCATTGCGTTTTACCGCGACATGTTTGCCGAGTGCAAAAAACAGGGCATCGAACCTCTGGTGACGCTGTGTCATTTCGACGTGCCGATGCATCTGGTGAAAGAGTACGGCTCCTGGCGTAACCGCAAAATGGTGGAGTTTTTCACCCGCTATGCGCGCACCTGTTTTGAAGCGTTCGACGGGCTGGTGAAATACTGGCTGACCTTCAATGAAATCAACATTCTGCTGCACAGCCCGTATTCTGGCGCAGGTCTGGTGTTCGAAGAAGGTGATAATAAAGAACAAGTTAAATACCAAGCAACACACCACGAATTACTGGCGAGTGCGCTGGCGACGAAAATCGCCCACGAAATCAACCCGAACAACCAGGTGGGTTGCATGCTGGCGGGCGGGAATTTTTATCCGTACTCCTGCAAGCCTGAAGATGTGTGGGCGGCGCTGGAAAAAGATCGTGAGAACCTGTTCTTTATTGATGTGCAGGCGCGTGGCGCGTACCCGTCTTACACCAAACGTGTGTTCCGCGAGAAAGGCATTACGCTAGAAATCGAGCCGGGTGATGATGAAATTCTCAAGAATACCGTCGATTTTGTTTCGTTCAGCTATTACGCCTCGCGTTGCGCGTCGGCTGATATGAACGATAACAACAGTAATGCGGCAAATATCGTGAAATCCCTGAAAAACCCGCACATTCAGGCGAGCGAATGGGGTTGGGGAATCGACCCGCTGGGTCTGCGTATCACCATGAACATGATGTACGACCGCTACCAGAAACCGCTGTTCCTGGTGGAAAACGGCCTCGGGGCGAAAGATGTGGTCAACGAGCAGGGCGAAATCAACGATGACTATCGTATTAGCTACTTGCGCGAGCACATCAAAGCCATGGCCGACGCCATCGACGACGGCATCCCGGTCATGGGTTACACCTCGTGGGGCTGCATCGATGTAGTCGCGGCATCCACCGGCGAAATGAGCAAACGTTACGGCTTCGTCTATGTCGATCGTGATGACCAGGGCAATGGCACTCTGGCCCGCACGCGCAAAAAATCGTTTTACTGGTACAAGAAAGTGATTGCCAGCAACGGCGCTGATTTAAGCTGATTGTGAGTCATGCGGCCTGGCTTTGAAGCCTGGCCGCAATAAAACGTTTAAACCCGCACCACCATCTCCAGCGCATCGCTATCTTGTAACCAGTCACGCGTGTTAATTCGCAGCATCTCCATAAAGGTATTTCCAGCCGTGGAAAGGCGCGCAATATTCGGGCATAAAATGCCGATACTGCTGGCCGGTAACACTTCACGCAAGACCAGCGGGCGCAGGTTTGGACTGTAGCCTGGAAAACGCAATCGCACTGACGTCCACATACTCACCGCGTGGGTTTGTTCCATCATGCGTGCCATTATCCATGGCGATGAGCAGTGGATGATATTTTGCGGCAGCGGCAGGTTGTAGCGGCGAAATACTTGTCCAAGAATAGAATGTTCACCCGGTTCATCCCAGTCCAGCCACGGATAATCCATCAATTTTTTCAGCGACGTCGTGTGCGTGACGGGATGCTGATTTCCGGCGATCACCGTGTTGCTCAGGGCGTACAGCGACTCGTAATACATACTGTTTTGCGAGGTGTGATTGGCCGTCGTAATCACGGCGATATCCAACCGTTGGTTTTCCAGCGCATCGTGAATTTGCTGCGGGCGGCCTTCCATCACGATGAGTTTCACTCCGGGGTAACGAGCCTGGAATTGAATCAGCGTATTGGTAAATGGCCCGTAAGAGGCGGCAGAGGTGAATCCCACCCGTAACTGGCGCATCGCTTTGCCGAGCAGATTGTCGATTTCATCACGTGCCTGGTGCAAAGAGCGGTCAATGTCTCGGGCATGGCGCAGCAAAACCTGCCCATACTCATTTAACGTTACGCCGCGTGATGAGCGTTGCAGAATCGGCATGCCGATTTCCGCTTCCATTTCCTGAATGGTTTTAGAAATGGCGGGTTGTGTGAGGTGTAACGCCTTCGCTGCTTTACCAATGCTGCCTTGCGCAGCAACTTCCAACAAAATATCTAACTGATTTAGTTTGATTTTCAATTTTCCGTCCCGCCTGAATCATCGCCGTGGTGCAAATTTTGCTCTCTCACAATACAAATAAGATAACCAAAGGCATAACTAATTTTTATGATTGTAATGTTCTTTTTTTATGCAGATAGTTAAATCAACCCCAGTTTGTTTACATCTGAGTAACAAAAAAGGACGTGAGCATGAAACAGCGTGTCAGCTATGCCCAGGTGGATGGAGGAGCCTCATCCTCGCTTCCGTATGATGCGCCGTTGGTCCCGGAGCGCGCCAACTTTAAGTCGTTGGTGGCCGTCACTCTTGGCAATGGCCTCGAGATTTACGACTTTGCTGTTTACAGCTTTTTCTCGGTGATTATTGGTCATCTGTTTTTCCCCAGCTCCGACGATTACACCTCTTTGCTACTGGCGGTGGCGACATTTGGTGTTGGCTTTGTCATGCGCCCGCTGGGTAGTCTGGTGCTCGGTAACTACGCCGACAAACACGGACGCAAAGCGGCGATGACGCTAATCCTCGGCCTGATGTCTTTAGGCGTGATGATGGTGGCGTTTGCGCCGACCTATCATCAGGTTGGGATCCTCGCCCCGGTTGTGTTGGTCGCGGGGCGCATGTTGCAGGGCTTTTCAGCGGGCGGTGAAGTGGGGGCGGCAACTTCCTGGCTAATGGAAGCAGGGCATAAATCCAGCCGTGGATCGCGGGTGAGTTGGCAGATGACCAGCCAGGGTGGAGCGGCACTGTTTGGCGCGGCAATGGGTGCGGGCTTAAGCCACGTCCTGAGCGAACAACAGCTTTACGACTGGGGTTGGCGTATCCCGTTTATTGTCGGCCTGGCGATTATGCCGATTGGTTTGTATATCCGCCGCCAGCTTGCAGAAACTCACTCGGTGACAGCCAATGTCGTGACAGAAAATCCGGCGTTGACGTTATGGCGTGAGCATCGCCGCGCCTTGTTGCTAGGCATTTTGCTGGTAATGAAAGGCACCACCACGTTTTACATCATCATTTATTACATGCCTGCTTACATGGTTAACACGCTGCATATGCCCGCCAGCACCTCATGGTGGGTAAGTTTGACGGCAGCGGCGCTGACATTATTGGTGCCGTTCTTTGGCGGTAAACTGGCGGATAAACTCCCTAAGCGAAAACCGATCCTGATCGGCTGTGCACTAGGATCGTTCATCCTGATTTGGCCAATTTTCGCCACGATTTTACACGGCGCACCGCTGGGCGTGACGCTGGCGCTGATAGCACTCGATCAGATCCTCGCCAATATCAGTTCGGCCGCCTTTTTCTTGTTGATCCTCGAAGCATTCCCAAAAGCGGTTCGCGCCTCCGGTATGGCGTTGGTTTATGCCATCGGCGTTACGTTGTTTGGCGGCTTCGCTCAGTTAATTGTGACCTGGTTGCTAAAAGTCACCGGGCAACCGATGGCTCCCGCCTGGTATTTGATGTTCTGCGCCGTTGTGACTTTCGCGGCATTACTTGCCTGGCATGAACGCAAAACTTTCTGTGATGAATAAAAAGGAATAACCCTATGCTTATTAAAGAAATTCTTGATAACGAAGCAGAAATGATCGCGATTCGCCGCGATTTTCACCAACATCCGGAATTAGGTTTTGAAGAGTTCCGCACCAGCGATCGCATCGCCCAATTGCTGAAGGACTGGGGTTACGAAGTGCATCGTGGCCTGGGCGGAACAGGCGTGGTTGGGACATTAAAAGTCGGGAATGGCGGTAAGCGTCTGGGGATCCGTGCTGATATGGATGCACTGCCGATGCAGGAGCAAACCGGGCTGCCATGGGCCAGTGTGAACGCGGGGAAAATGCATGCCTGCGGCCATGATGGACACTGCGCTATTTTATTGTCGGCGGCACGTTATCTGGCAGAACATCGCCCATTCAGCGGGACGCTGCATTTGATTTTCCAGCCGTCAGAAGAGTCTATCGGCGGCGCTAAGAGAATGATTGATGACGGTTTATTCAAACTCTTTCAGTGTGATGCGGTGTTTGGCTTGCACAATTTCCCGCTGCTTCCTGCCGGG
Coding sequences within:
- a CDS encoding LacI family DNA-binding transcriptional regulator, whose product is MSTMLEVAKKAGVSKATVSRVLSGKGYVSDATKEQVYKAIEEAGYRPNLLARNLASNKSECIGLVVTNTLYNGSYFSEILSQAAKKLEDNGRQLILVDGKHSAQEEREAIQFLLDLRCDAVIIYPRFLSIDEMDEIIDQYKQPIMVVNRKLRKHQSHCICCDHKGSSYLATKHLIERGHRDIAFITGSMDSPTAIERLAGYKEALNQYAIGINDNFIVQGKWTPASGVSAVESLYQHPNKISAIVASNDEMAIGAIKKLNDLGISVPGEISIIGFDNIPTAPYLSPALSSVKDPVSEMISEVINRLISMLDGGYLSKENIFTSDLLVRNSVIDGPYKK
- a CDS encoding 6-phospho-beta-glucosidase yields the protein MSESIFPKDFLWGGAIAANQAEGAYLEGGKGLTTVDTIPHGKDRLSVKLGIEKRFSLRDDEYYPSHVGIDFYHRYKEDIALMAEMGFTVFRTSIAWSRIYPNGDELTPNAQGIAFYRDMFAECKKQGIEPLVTLCHFDVPMHLVKEYGSWRNRKMVEFFTRYARTCFEAFDGLVKYWLTFNEINILLHSPYSGAGLVFEEGDNKEQVKYQATHHELLASALATKIAHEINPNNQVGCMLAGGNFYPYSCKPEDVWAALEKDRENLFFIDVQARGAYPSYTKRVFREKGITLEIEPGDDEILKNTVDFVSFSYYASRCASADMNDNNSNAANIVKSLKNPHIQASEWGWGIDPLGLRITMNMMYDRYQKPLFLVENGLGAKDVVNEQGEINDDYRISYLREHIKAMADAIDDGIPVMGYTSWGCIDVVAASTGEMSKRYGFVYVDRDDQGNGTLARTRKKSFYWYKKVIASNGADLS
- a CDS encoding LysR family transcriptional regulator; this translates as MKIKLNQLDILLEVAAQGSIGKAAKALHLTQPAISKTIQEMEAEIGMPILQRSSRGVTLNEYGQVLLRHARDIDRSLHQARDEIDNLLGKAMRQLRVGFTSAASYGPFTNTLIQFQARYPGVKLIVMEGRPQQIHDALENQRLDIAVITTANHTSQNSMYYESLYALSNTVIAGNQHPVTHTTSLKKLMDYPWLDWDEPGEHSILGQVFRRYNLPLPQNIIHCSSPWIMARMMEQTHAVSMWTSVRLRFPGYSPNLRPLVLREVLPASSIGILCPNIARLSTAGNTFMEMLRINTRDWLQDSDALEMVVRV
- the ascF gene encoding PTS cellobiose/arbutin/salicin transporter subunit IIBC, producing MAKNYAAVSQSIVDAIGGAGNVGAVTHCMTRLRFVLNDDSIVDTAKLKAINGVLGVVRSENQCQVIIGNTVSQAYAEVLKLLPEGMQPAVPANGKNKITLKRIGAGILDALIGTMSPLIPAIIGGSMVKLLAMILDMTGVFGKGSSTLIILNVIGDGAFFFLPIMVAASAAIKFKTNMSLAIAIAGVLVHPNFVDLMAKAAQGQHVEFMGMSVTAVKYTYTVIPALCMTWILSYIERWVDRITPAVTKNFLKPMLIVLISAPIAIMLIGPLGIWIGTGISSLVYTIHHYLGWLSVAIMGALWPLLVMTGMHRVFTPSIIQTIAETGKEGMVMPSEIGANLSLGGSSLAVAWKTKNPELRQTALAAAASAIVAGISEPALYGVAVRLKRPLIAALISGFVCGAVAGIGGLASHSMASPGLFTSVQFFDPANPMSIVWVFGVMILAVVLSFFLTLLLGFEDIPVEQEQSNEKEPVQPNAVVASASAN